Proteins encoded within one genomic window of Episyrphus balteatus chromosome 1, idEpiBalt1.1, whole genome shotgun sequence:
- the LOC129906701 gene encoding maltase A1-like, giving the protein MGIICLSLLAVVLLTTGILACKAPDTTETNKDWWQTAQFYQIYPRSFMDSDGDGIGDLNGITSKLEYLKEIGVTAAWLSPIFKSPMVDFGYDISSFYEIQPEYGTIDDLKNLIVKATSLGLKIVLDFVPNHASTENEWFKKSVKREKGFEDFFVWSDGVVNPSGGKRLPPSNWLQAFRGSAWEWNDERQQYYLHQFAVQQADLNYRNPVVVEEMKRVLRYWLDIGVAGFRIDAVPVLFEALPDSTGRYPDEPLSGTTDDKDDNEYLNHIYTQNQPETLDMVYQWRTVMDDYQRIHGGETRVLLIETYAPAWFTMPMYGNATTKGAHLPFNFNLITMLDKGFTATDLEKSIAAWLDNMPAGKTANWVTGNHDRRRTASRYGIEVADTMNMLVMMLPGASITYQGEELAMIDGEISWADTVDPAACNSNPDIYEKFTRDPTRTPFQWNSNKNAGFSTAEKTWLPLAAGYETTNVEVERKATRSHLNIYKALVNLRKTSKLLQNGNYRFKALSAGVFILERSLTTGEKLVFLANVGSSPSTINIRDYDVTLPETVKTSIINLSSTKGEGVTLSAGNIELSAYEALILVKT; this is encoded by the exons ATGGGTATCATTTGTTTAAGTCTATTAGCAGTAGTTTTACTAACTACTGGTATTCTAGCCTGCAAGGCTCCTGATACAACTGAAACCAACAAAGATTGGTGGCAAACTGCTCAATTTTACCAAATCTATCCACGGTCTTTTATGGACTCTGATGGCGATGGAATTGGTGATTTAAATGGAATAACCTCAAAATTGGAATATCTTAAGGAAATTGGCGTAACTGCAGCTTGGCTTTCTCCTATTTTCAAGTCACCTATGGTTGATTTTGGTTATGATATCtcaagtttttatgaaattcaaccaGAGTACGGAACAATTGATGATTTGAAAAACCTCATCGTCAAGGCAACATCACTtggtttgaaaattgttttggaTTTTGTTCCAAACCATGCTAGTACTGAAAATGAATGGTTTAAGAAATCGGTAAAACGTGAGAAAGGCTTTGAGGACTTTTTTGTTTGGAGTGATGGAGTTGTGAATCCTAGCGGAGGAAAACGACTTCCACCAAGTAATTGG CTTCAAGCCTTCAGAGGATCAGCTTGGGAATGGAATGACGAGAGGCAACAATACTACCTTCATCAATTTGCAGTTCAACAGGCCGATTTGAACTATCGCAATCCAGTGGTTGTGGAAGAAATGAAACGCGTCTTGCGGTATTGGTTGGATATAGGTGTTGCTGGTTTTAGAATTGATGCAGTTCCTGTTCTATTCGAGGCTTTACCTGACAGTACAGGACGTTACCCGGACGAACCACTCAGTGGTACTACCGATGATAAGGATGATAATGAATACTTGAATCACATTTACACACAAAACCAACCGGAAACTCTTGACATGGTATATCAATGGCGTACCGTCATGGATGACTATCAACGAATTCATGGTGGCGAAACAAGAGTCTTGTTAATAGAAACATATGCACCAGCTTGGTTTACTATGCCAATGTATGGAAATGCTACAACAAAGGGTGCACATTTgccattcaattttaatttgattacaATGTTAGACAAAGGATTTACAGCAACAGATCTAGAAAAGAGTATTGCTGCTTGGTTGGATAACATGCCTGCAGGGAAAACAGCAAATTGGGTG actGGGAACCATGATAGAAGGCGTACCGCAAGTCGGTATGGAATTGAAGTAGCTGATACTATGAATATGCTGGTTATGATGTTGCCAGGAGCAAGTATTACTTATCAG ggtgaaGAACTCGCAATGATCGATGGTGAAATATCTTGGGCAGATACTGTTGATCCAGCTGCATGCAACTCTAATCCAGATATCTATGAGAAATTTACTAGAGATCCAACACGTACACCCTTCCAATGGAATAGTAATAAAAATGCTGGGTTTTCTACAGCTGAAAAAACTTGGCTGCCACTTGCTGCTGGCTATGAAACAACAAATGTTGAAGTAGAACGAAAAGCGACGAGAAgtcatttaaatatttacaaagCTTTGGTTAATCTACGTAAAACAAGTAAATTACTTCAAAATGGAAATTATAGATTCAAAGCTCTTAGTGCAGGGGTATTCATATTAGAAAg atCATTAACAACTGGTGAGAAATTAGTGTTTTTAGCTAATGTTGGCAGCTCGCCATCGACAATCAATATAAGAGATTATGATGTAACTTTACCAGAAACCGTCAAGACTTCTATCATTAATTTGTCTTCAACTAAAGGGGAAGG ggtTACCCTATCAGCCGGAAATATAGAACTTAGTGCATATGAGGCCTTGATTTTAGTAAAAACATAA